In Populus alba chromosome 1, ASM523922v2, whole genome shotgun sequence, a single window of DNA contains:
- the LOC118033730 gene encoding uncharacterized protein isoform X2, translated as MKVNTQKDPEKIIWDQMRSPSSTLISGSPTRTLPKLMVWLILFVSVTYVVYTLKLVSASRACNNEPFTTNRHLSSISNNNSLPLIRNHTSSTIPRRENQEPRLETGFQHIVFGIAASAKLWEQRKNYIKIWYKPQEMRGIVWLDGKVKNQEREDSNLPPIKISSDTSRFSYTNKQGHRSAIRISRIVSETLSLGLKNVRWFVMGDDDTFFIAENLVRILRKYDHNQYYYIGSLSESHLQNIFFSYGMAYGGGGFAISYPLAKALGKMQDRCIQRYPGLYGSDDRMQACMAELGVPLTKEVGFHQYDVYGNLFGLLASHPVTPLASLHHLDVVEPIFPNATRVQALRRLTVPMNLDSAGLMQQSICYDKSKRWTISVSWGFAVQIFRGVFSPREIEMPSRTFLNWYRRADYTAYAFNTRPVSRNPCQKPFVFYLLNAKFDSSLNTTVSEYRRHHVPHPACKWKMADPDKIETIVVHKKPDPYLWNRTE; from the exons ATGAAAGTGAATACCCAGAAAGACCCAGAGAAAATAATCTGGGATCAAATGAGAAGTCCATCTTCCACCCTAATTTCTGGGTCACCAACCAGAACCTTACCAAAACTCATGGTATGGCTAATCCTCTTTGTTTCAGTCACTTATGTTGTTTACACTCTCAAGCTTGTTTCAGCTTCTCGTGCTTGCAATAATGAACCTTTCACTACAAATCgtcatctttcttcaatttccAACAACAATTCCTTACCTTTGATTCGAAATCACACATCTTCAACCATTCCCAGAAGAGAAAATCAAGAACCCCGTCTAGAAACTGGGTTTCAACACATAGTTTTTGGTATTGCAGCCTCAGCAAAGCTCTGGGAACaacgaaaaaattacatcaagatTTGGTATAAACCTCAAGAAATGAGAGGCATTGTTTGGTTAGATGGTAAAGTGAAGAATCAAGAAAGAGAAGACAGTAACTTGCCaccaattaaaatttcaagtgaCACATCGAGATTTTCTTACACAAACAAACAAGGTCATAGGTCTGCAATCAGGATCTCTCGGATCGTGTCCGAAACATTGAGTCTCGGGCTAAAAAATGTGCGGTGGTTTGTAATGGGAGATGATGACACGTTTTTTATAGCGGAGAACCTAGTGAGAATCTTGAGGAAATATGATCATAATCAGTATTATTACATTGGGAGCTTATCAGAATCTCatttgcaaaacatttttttctcttatggaATGGcttatggtggtggtggttttgctATTAGTTATCCATTAGCAAAAGCTCTTGGTAAGATGCAAGATAGATGTATACAGAGATATCCAGGGCTTTATGGATCTGATGATAGAATGCAGGCTTGTATGGCTGAACTCGGTGTCCCACTCACTAAAGAAGTTGGCTTTCACCAG TATGATGTGTATGGAAACCTGTTTGGACTCCTTGCGTCACACCCTGTTACACCCTTGGCCTCATTGCATCATCTTGATGTTGTTGAACCCATTTTCCCAAATGCAACCCGAGTCCAAGCCCTACGGCGCCTAACGGTGCCAATGAATCTCGACTCTGCGGGGCTAATGCAGCAATCCATTTGCTATGATAAATCCAAGCGGTGGACCATTTCTGTTTCATGGGGTTTTGCGGTTCAAATTTTCCGAGGAGTCTTCTCACCCCGTGAGATAGAAATGCCTTCAAGAACATTCTTGAATTGGTACAGGAGAGCAGATTACACAGCATATGCATTCAACACTCGTCCAGTTAGCCGAAACCCTTGTCAGAAACCATTTGTGTTTTACTTGTTGAATGCCAAATTTGATTCTTCGCTCAATACAACAGTGAGTGAGTATAGGAGGCATCACGTCCCACATCCTGCATGCAAGTGGAAGATGGCTGATCCTGACAAGATTGAGACAATTGTGGTTCATAAGAAACCTGATCCTTATCTATGGAATAGA ACCGAGTAA
- the LOC118033730 gene encoding uncharacterized protein isoform X1 — translation MKVNTQKDPEKIIWDQMRSPSSTLISGSPTRTLPKLMVWLILFVSVTYVVYTLKLVSASRACNNEPFTTNRHLSSISNNNSLPLIRNHTSSTIPRRENQEPRLETGFQHIVFGIAASAKLWEQRKNYIKIWYKPQEMRGIVWLDGKVKNQEREDSNLPPIKISSDTSRFSYTNKQGHRSAIRISRIVSETLSLGLKNVRWFVMGDDDTFFIAENLVRILRKYDHNQYYYIGSLSESHLQNIFFSYGMAYGGGGFAISYPLAKALGKMQDRCIQRYPGLYGSDDRMQACMAELGVPLTKEVGFHQYDVYGNLFGLLASHPVTPLASLHHLDVVEPIFPNATRVQALRRLTVPMNLDSAGLMQQSICYDKSKRWTISVSWGFAVQIFRGVFSPREIEMPSRTFLNWYRRADYTAYAFNTRPVSRNPCQKPFVFYLLNAKFDSSLNTTVSEYRRHHVPHPACKWKMADPDKIETIVVHKKPDPYLWNRSPRRNCCRVMNSKKKGSVMVNVGVCRDGEISEV, via the exons ATGAAAGTGAATACCCAGAAAGACCCAGAGAAAATAATCTGGGATCAAATGAGAAGTCCATCTTCCACCCTAATTTCTGGGTCACCAACCAGAACCTTACCAAAACTCATGGTATGGCTAATCCTCTTTGTTTCAGTCACTTATGTTGTTTACACTCTCAAGCTTGTTTCAGCTTCTCGTGCTTGCAATAATGAACCTTTCACTACAAATCgtcatctttcttcaatttccAACAACAATTCCTTACCTTTGATTCGAAATCACACATCTTCAACCATTCCCAGAAGAGAAAATCAAGAACCCCGTCTAGAAACTGGGTTTCAACACATAGTTTTTGGTATTGCAGCCTCAGCAAAGCTCTGGGAACaacgaaaaaattacatcaagatTTGGTATAAACCTCAAGAAATGAGAGGCATTGTTTGGTTAGATGGTAAAGTGAAGAATCAAGAAAGAGAAGACAGTAACTTGCCaccaattaaaatttcaagtgaCACATCGAGATTTTCTTACACAAACAAACAAGGTCATAGGTCTGCAATCAGGATCTCTCGGATCGTGTCCGAAACATTGAGTCTCGGGCTAAAAAATGTGCGGTGGTTTGTAATGGGAGATGATGACACGTTTTTTATAGCGGAGAACCTAGTGAGAATCTTGAGGAAATATGATCATAATCAGTATTATTACATTGGGAGCTTATCAGAATCTCatttgcaaaacatttttttctcttatggaATGGcttatggtggtggtggttttgctATTAGTTATCCATTAGCAAAAGCTCTTGGTAAGATGCAAGATAGATGTATACAGAGATATCCAGGGCTTTATGGATCTGATGATAGAATGCAGGCTTGTATGGCTGAACTCGGTGTCCCACTCACTAAAGAAGTTGGCTTTCACCAG TATGATGTGTATGGAAACCTGTTTGGACTCCTTGCGTCACACCCTGTTACACCCTTGGCCTCATTGCATCATCTTGATGTTGTTGAACCCATTTTCCCAAATGCAACCCGAGTCCAAGCCCTACGGCGCCTAACGGTGCCAATGAATCTCGACTCTGCGGGGCTAATGCAGCAATCCATTTGCTATGATAAATCCAAGCGGTGGACCATTTCTGTTTCATGGGGTTTTGCGGTTCAAATTTTCCGAGGAGTCTTCTCACCCCGTGAGATAGAAATGCCTTCAAGAACATTCTTGAATTGGTACAGGAGAGCAGATTACACAGCATATGCATTCAACACTCGTCCAGTTAGCCGAAACCCTTGTCAGAAACCATTTGTGTTTTACTTGTTGAATGCCAAATTTGATTCTTCGCTCAATACAACAGTGAGTGAGTATAGGAGGCATCACGTCCCACATCCTGCATGCAAGTGGAAGATGGCTGATCCTGACAAGATTGAGACAATTGTGGTTCATAAGAAACCTGATCCTTATCTATGGAATAGA TCTCCAAGAAGAAACTGCTGCCGGGTAATGAACTcaaagaagaaaggaagtgtCATGGTTAATGTGGGTGTATGTAGGGATGGTGAGATCAGTGAAGTATAG